From the Fulvia fulva chromosome 2, complete sequence genome, one window contains:
- a CDS encoding [3-methyl-2-oxobutanoate dehydrogenase [lipoamide]] kinase, mitochondrial yields MLGLRAVARHNGIFRPSAALTRPGTRHLQTKTVTDADIARYAAKPLYPLTLADLCKHGRPPLSEQSLLNSANFTLGILPSRLAHRIQSLRALPYIVVANPNVSQIHQNYVHSLSTLLPFAERNIESLEEEIKFTEVMADLVQTHNNTIAILARGFLEARKYITKDEITRFLDEHLRARIGTRLIAEQHIALHFSSQPHRELSDHPDDAPPSYIGVIDTALRPADIIRNCEHTVGEICELKYGVRPTIVLKGSPESSIAHIPMHIEYILTELLKNSFRATIEAGMEKEPIEITIAPAPAAEDSHSRHSKLQKQQKHGQKEGAPVGVISNYDQGSVDHASGSSGPDYAVSANIRPLDKQSPGVTIRIRDRGGGIGPENYSKLWEYGFTTFNEDEILDKVSGGNRGVDALDAISGGAAGGSSLAGLGYGLPLGRAYAEYFGGGIAVQSMWGWGTDVYLSLRGVGKIVE; encoded by the coding sequence ATGCTCGGCCTGAGAGCTGTAGCACGGCACAATGGCATCTTTAGACCATCTGCAGCGCTCACACGACCAGGCACGCGACACCTCCAGACCAAGACGGTGACCGATGCCGACATCGCCAGATACGCAGCAAAGCCACTGTACCCGTTGACTTTGGCCGACCTGTGCAAGCATGGCAGGCCACCTCTGTCAGAGCAATCGCTGCTCAACAGTGCCAACTTCACTCTCGGAATCCTGCCGTCGCGACTGGCCCACCGCATCCAAAGCCTCAGAGCCCTGCCGTACATCGTCGTCGCCAACCCCAACGTCAGCCAGATCCACCAGAACTATGTGCATTCGCTTTCAACACTCCTCCCATTCGCGGAGCGCAACATCGAGAGTCTGGAAGAGGAGATCAAATTCACAGAGGTCATGGCAGACTTGGTGCAGACCCACAACAATACCATAGCCATCCTGGCGAGAGGCTTCCTGGAGGCGAGAAAGTACATCACCAAGGACGAGATTACAAGATTCTTGGACGAGCACCTACGTGCACGAATCGGTACTCGACTCATCGCTGAACAACACATTGCACTGCACTTCAGCAGCCAGCCGCATCGCGAGCTGTCCGATCATCCAGATGACGCTCCACCGTCGTATATTGGCGTCATAGACACAGCATTACGGCCAGCAGACATCATTCGCAACTGCGAACATACCGTCGGCGAGATCTGCGAGCTGAAATATGGCGTCCGCCCCACCATCGTACTGAAGGGCAGCCCCGAATCATCCATCGCCCACATCCCCATGCACATCGAGTACATCCTCACCGAATTGCTGAAGAACAGCTTCCGTGCCACTATAGAAGCCGGAATGGAGAAGGAGCCCATCGAGATCACAATCGCACCAGCTCCTGCAGCTGAGGACTCGCATTCGAGACATTCCAAATTGCAAAAGCAGCAAAAACACGGCCAGAAGGAAGGTGCGCCGGTGGGAGTGATCAGCAATTACGATCAGGGCAGTGTCGATCACGCCTCGGGCTCAAGCGGGCCCGATTACGCAGTATCTGCAAACATCAGACCTCTGGACAAGCAGTCTCCTGGTGTAACGATACGGATACGTGATCGCGGCGGTGGTATCGGTCCGGAGAACTACTCAAAACTATGGGAGTATGGCTTCACGACTTTCAACGAAGACGAGATTCTGGACAAGGTAAGCGGTGGAAACAGAGGCGTTGACGCGCTGGACGCGATAAGTGGAGGAGCAGCGGGTGGAAGCAGTCTGGCAGGTCTGGGATATGGATTACCGCTGGGCAGAGCGTACGCGGAGTACTTTGGCGGTGGTATTGCCGTACAGAGTATGTGGGGATGGGGCACGGATGTATACCTCAGCCTCAGGGGCGTGGGCAAGATTGTGGAATGA